The nucleotide window CGACCTTCGGCGACCTGAAATATCCGGCCGATTTTCCGCATCTGGACTATGTGAACCCCGAGGCGCCCAAGGGCGGCGAAATCTCGGAGTGGACGATGGGAGGGTTTGACAGCTTCAACCCCTACACGATCAAGGGCCGGGCGGCGGCGCTGTCCTCGGCCGTGCACGAATCGCTGCTGACCAGCACCGCGGACGAGATCGGCTCTGCCTATTGCCTGCTGTGCGAGACGCTGGAATATCCCGAGGATCGCAGCTGGGTGATCTTCACGCTGCGCCCCGAGGCGAAATTCTCGGATGGCACGCCGGTCACGGCCGAGGATGTGCGGTTCTCGCATGACATTTTGCTGACGCAGGGGCTGAGCAGTTTCCGCGCCGTCATCAGCCAGAAGATCGAAACGGTCGAGGTGCTGGACGACCGGCGCATCCGCTTCACCTTCAAGCCCGACTATCCCAAGCGTGACCTGCTGCAGGCGGCGGGCGGGTTGCCGGTGCTGTCGAAGGCGGATTTCGAGGCGAAGGGCCGCAATCTGGCCGAGAGCAGCATGGACCCGTTCGTGGGGTCGGGCCCCTATGTGTTCGACAGCATGGATGTCGGGCGCCGGGTGGTGTGGAAGCGCAACCCCGACTACTGGGGCAAGGATCTGCCGATCAATATCGGCCGGCACAATTTCGACCGGATCCGCATCGAGTATTTCGGCGACTATCAGGCGGCGTTCGAGGGGTTCAAGGCCGGCGCCTATACCTTCCGCAACGAGGCGTCGTCGCTGATCTGGGCAACGGGCTACAATTTCCCGGCGCTGGAAAAGGGCTGGGTCGTCAAGCGCGAGCTGGAGGATGGCAGCATCGCTAATGGTCAGGCCTTCGTGCTGAACCTGCGGCGCGAGAAATTCGCCGATCCGCGGGTGCGCGAGGCCATCGGGCTGATGTTCAACTTCGAATGGTCGAACGCTTCGCTGTTCTATGGTCTCTACGAGCGGGTCGAGAGCTTCTGGGAGAACAGCGAGCTGGAGGCGACGGGAACGCCCTCGCCCGAGGAACTGGCGCTGCTGGAGCCGCTGGCGGCCGATTTGCCGCCCGGCGTGCTGACCGATGAGGCGGTGCGGGCGCCGACCTCGGGTCCGGCGCAGCTGGACAGGGCCAACCTGCGCAAGGCGGCGGCGCTGCTGGACGAGGCGGGCTGGCCCGCGGGCGCGGACGGGCTGCGGCGCAACGCTGCGGGCGAGGTGCTGCGGGTCGAGATGTTGAACGACAGCCAGACCTTTGACCGGGTGATGAACCCCTATGTCGAAAACCTGCGCCGGCTGGGCATCGACGCGGTGCTGACCCGGGTGGACGATGCGCAGATGACCAACCGCGAGCGCAACCACGACTTCGACATGATTACCAAGCATCTGGGGCAGGGCTATGTCCCGGGCGCCGGGCTGCAGCAGTATTTCGGCTCGAATTCCATCGACGATTCGTTCAACGCGATGGGGCTGCAATCCCCGGCGGTGGACAAGCTGATCGCTACCGTCGAGGCGGCCGACACCCGCGAGGACATGACCGTGGCGGTGCGGGCGCTGGACCGGGTGCTGCGTGCCATGCGCTTCTGGGTGCCGCAATGGTACAAGGCCGCCCATACCGTCGCCTATTTCGACATGTACGAGCATCCAGATCCGTTGCCGCCCTATGCGCTGGGCGAGATGGACTTCTGGTGGTACAACGCCGAAAAGGCCGAAACCCTGAAGGCGGCAGGCGCCTTCTGAGGGGCCAGACAAGGGGCAGGTTCAGAGCATGGGCGCCTATATCCTGCGGCGGTTGCTGCTGATGATCCCGACGCTGATCGGGATCATGGTCATCAACTTTGCGCTGACCCAGTTCGTACCCGGCGGCCCCATCGAACAGGTTCTGGCCCGGATCGAGGGCGAGGGCGACGTGTTCCGCAACATCTCGGGCGGGGGCGATGCCGGGCAGATGCAGGCGGTGGGCGCCGAGCGTTATGCGGGCGCGCGCGGGTTGCCTCCCGAGTTCATCAACGAGCTGGAAAGGCAGTTCGGCTTTGACAAGCCCCCCCTGGAACGGTTCCTGACGATGATGGGCGGTTATCTGCGGTTCGATTTCGGGCAGAGCTATTTCCGCTCCATCTCGGTCGTGGATCTGGTGATCGAGAAGATGCCGGTGTCGATCACGCTGGGGCTGTGGTCGACGCTGATCGCCTATCTGATCTCCATCCCGCTGGGCATCCGCAAGGCGGTGCGCGATGGCACGGCCTTCGACACCTGGACCTCGGGCGCGATCATCGTGGCCTATGCGATCCCGGGATTCCTGTTCGCGGTGCTGCTGATCGTGCTGTTCGCGGGGGGCAGCTACTGGCGGATCTTCCCGCTGCGGGGCCTGACCTCGGACAACTTTGAAAGCCTGTCGCTGATCGGCAAGGCGCTCGACTACCTGTGGCACATCGCGTTGCCGGTGCTATCGACCACCATCGCCAGCTTTGCCACGCTGACCCTGCTGACCAAGAACAGCTTCCTCGATGAGATCAACAAGCAATATGTGATGACCGCCCGCGCCAAGGGGCTGACCGAAGGCCGGGTGCTCTATGGCCATGTGTTCCGCAATGCCATGCTGATCGTGATCGCGGGGTTTCCGGGGCTGTTCCTGGGGGTGTTCTTCGGATCATCCTTGCTGATCGAGACGATCTTCTCGCTCGATGGCCTCGGCCGGCTGGGATACGAGGCGGCGGTGGCGCGGGATTATCCGGTGGTGTTCGGCACGCTTTACGTCTTCGGGCTGGTGGGGCTGCTGGTCGGGATCTTGTCGGACCTGATGTATGTGTTCGTCGATCCGCGCATCGACTTTGAACGGAGGGCCGGCTGATGGCCCTCTCGCCGCTGAACGCCCGGCGCTGGCGCAACTTCAAGGCCAACCGCCGCTCCTTCTGGTCGCTGTGGATCTTCCTGGTGCTGTTTGGCCTGTCGCTGGTGGCCGAGTTCATCGCCAACGACAAACCCATCGTGCTGAGCTACCGGGGCGAGACCTATTTCCCGATCTACCGCTTCTATCCCGAAACCGAGTTCGGCGGCGATTTCCGCACCGAGGCGATCTATTCCGACCCCGCCGTGCAATGCCTGATAAAGACCGGCGGGCTGCAGGAGTGCTGGGACGATCCGGCCGCGACGCTGGAGGATGCCGCCGATGGCGATGTCGCGGGGCAGGCGGTGGAGGCGGGCTGGATGGTCTGGCCGATCATCCCCTACAGCTACAACACCATCAACAATGTCGGCAACGCGCCCTCGGCCCCCGATGCTAAGCACTGGCTGGGCACCGATGACACCGCGCGCGACGTGCTGGCGCGGGTGATCTACGGGTTCCGGCTGTCGATCCTGTTCACGCTGATCGTCACCGGCGCCTCTGCCGTCATCGGCATCGCGGCGGGGGCGGTGCAGGGCTATTTCGGCGGCTGGGTGGACCTGATCTTCCAGCGGGTGCTGGAGATCTGGAGCTCGACCCCCTCGCTCTATGTCATCATCATCCTGTTCGCGATTCTGGGGCGCAGCTTCGGGCTCCTGGTGTTCGTGTCGATCCTGTTCGGCTGGCCGGCGCTGGTGGGCGTGGTGCGGGCGGAATTCCTGCGGGCGCGCAACTTCGAATATGTGCGCGCTGCGCGGGCGCTGGGGGTGCGCGACCGCACCATCATGTTCCGCCACATCCTGCCCAACGCGATGGTGGCGACGCTGACCATGCTGCCCTTCCTGGTGACGGCCAATATCGGCGGGCTGGCGGCGCTGGACTTCCTGGGCTACGGGCTGCCGGCCTCGCTTCCCTCGCTGGGGGAGCTGTCCTTGCAGGGCAAGTCGAACCTGCACGCGCCCTGGCTGGGTTTCTCGGCCTTCTTCACCTTCGCCATCATGCTGTCGCTGCTGGTGTTCATCTTCGAGGGCGTCCGCGACGCCTTTGACCCGCGAAAGACCTTTGCATGACCGTAGTCCTGGATGTGCAAGATCTGCGCGTGGCCTTCCGGCAGGACGGGCGGCTGGTCGAGGCGGTGAAGGGCGTGTCCTTTGCCGTGTCAAAGGGCGAGACGGTGGCGCTGGTGGGGGAAAGCGGGTCGGGCAAGTCTGTCACCGCGCTGTCCACCGTGTCGCTGCTGGGCGGCAATGCCGAGGTGTCGGGAAGCATCAACTACCTTGGCCAGCAGATGGTCGGCGCGGCGGAACCTCTGCTGCGCAAGGTGCGCGGCAACGATATCAGCTTCATCTTCCAGGAGCCGATGACCAGCCTGAACCCGCTGCACACGCTGGAAAAGCAGCTGGCCGAAAGCCTGGCGCTGCATCAGGGCCTGCAGGGCAAGGCGGCACG belongs to Frigidibacter mobilis and includes:
- a CDS encoding extracellular solute-binding protein, whose translation is MAAGIGGHEAGQGRAVIRLAGALLLGALAAWAGMARAQETAPATIIAHGVSTFGDLKYPADFPHLDYVNPEAPKGGEISEWTMGGFDSFNPYTIKGRAAALSSAVHESLLTSTADEIGSAYCLLCETLEYPEDRSWVIFTLRPEAKFSDGTPVTAEDVRFSHDILLTQGLSSFRAVISQKIETVEVLDDRRIRFTFKPDYPKRDLLQAAGGLPVLSKADFEAKGRNLAESSMDPFVGSGPYVFDSMDVGRRVVWKRNPDYWGKDLPINIGRHNFDRIRIEYFGDYQAAFEGFKAGAYTFRNEASSLIWATGYNFPALEKGWVVKRELEDGSIANGQAFVLNLRREKFADPRVREAIGLMFNFEWSNASLFYGLYERVESFWENSELEATGTPSPEELALLEPLAADLPPGVLTDEAVRAPTSGPAQLDRANLRKAAALLDEAGWPAGADGLRRNAAGEVLRVEMLNDSQTFDRVMNPYVENLRRLGIDAVLTRVDDAQMTNRERNHDFDMITKHLGQGYVPGAGLQQYFGSNSIDDSFNAMGLQSPAVDKLIATVEAADTREDMTVAVRALDRVLRAMRFWVPQWYKAAHTVAYFDMYEHPDPLPPYALGEMDFWWYNAEKAETLKAAGAF
- a CDS encoding microcin C ABC transporter permease YejB, with the translated sequence MGAYILRRLLLMIPTLIGIMVINFALTQFVPGGPIEQVLARIEGEGDVFRNISGGGDAGQMQAVGAERYAGARGLPPEFINELERQFGFDKPPLERFLTMMGGYLRFDFGQSYFRSISVVDLVIEKMPVSITLGLWSTLIAYLISIPLGIRKAVRDGTAFDTWTSGAIIVAYAIPGFLFAVLLIVLFAGGSYWRIFPLRGLTSDNFESLSLIGKALDYLWHIALPVLSTTIASFATLTLLTKNSFLDEINKQYVMTARAKGLTEGRVLYGHVFRNAMLIVIAGFPGLFLGVFFGSSLLIETIFSLDGLGRLGYEAAVARDYPVVFGTLYVFGLVGLLVGILSDLMYVFVDPRIDFERRAG
- a CDS encoding ABC transporter permease; the encoded protein is MALSPLNARRWRNFKANRRSFWSLWIFLVLFGLSLVAEFIANDKPIVLSYRGETYFPIYRFYPETEFGGDFRTEAIYSDPAVQCLIKTGGLQECWDDPAATLEDAADGDVAGQAVEAGWMVWPIIPYSYNTINNVGNAPSAPDAKHWLGTDDTARDVLARVIYGFRLSILFTLIVTGASAVIGIAAGAVQGYFGGWVDLIFQRVLEIWSSTPSLYVIIILFAILGRSFGLLVFVSILFGWPALVGVVRAEFLRARNFEYVRAARALGVRDRTIMFRHILPNAMVATLTMLPFLVTANIGGLAALDFLGYGLPASLPSLGELSLQGKSNLHAPWLGFSAFFTFAIMLSLLVFIFEGVRDAFDPRKTFA